From the genome of Eucalyptus grandis isolate ANBG69807.140 chromosome 2, ASM1654582v1, whole genome shotgun sequence, one region includes:
- the LOC104427359 gene encoding 3-ketoacyl-CoA synthase 20, protein MSSFDTSTFTLEHLNLKSTGIFLLCLTPILFIVTLLKPKYPNKVFLLDFVCYKPPNALSCSKESFMEKARLYGNFSDSTLDFMRKTLERSGLGESTHLPEALLRQPPNQCLEEAVKEAEAALFGAVNEVLAKTGVRGDEIGVLVVNCCIFNVVPSLSSMIVNKYKLKEDVVSYSLQGMGCSGGLCAIGLAKNLLQVHPNSYALVVSTENITENAYLGNDRSMSLINCLFRIGGAAILLSNRPSDAQIAKYKLLHTVHTHTARWDRSYQCIFQEEDPCGKLGVTITKDLMTVAINAIEANIADFGRLVLPMSEQILYAVNCLARRFRMAKVEPYVPDFKKAVDHVFPHVGGKPVLDELEKSLGLSEAHMEASRMTLYRFGNTSSSSIWYALAYAEAKGRVKQGDRAWQIAFGSGFKCSSVLWEAIRTVGGGEASNPWTDEIDGFPVDTKNIEPIPYYFEPSKKKEV, encoded by the exons ATGTCTTCATTTGATACATCAACCTTCACTCTTGAACATCTCAACCTCAAATCCACGGGGATTTTTCTCCTTTGCCTAACCCCAATCCTTTTCATAGTGACCCTTCTCAAGCCAAAATACCCCAACAAGGTGTTCTTGCTGGACTTCGTGTGTTACAAACCCCCCAACGCTCTATCTTGCTCAAAAGAGTCGTTCATGGAGAAGGCCCGGCTATATGGGAATTTCTCGGATTCAACCCTCGACTTCATGCGCAAGACGCTGGAGCGGTCAGGGCTCGGGGAGTCAACACACCTGCCTGAGGCGCTGCTCCGGCAGCCCCCAAACCAGTGCTTGGAGGAAGCCGTGAAGGAGGCTGAGGCGGCTTTGTTCGGGGCTGTCAACGAGGTGTTGGCCAAGACGGGGGTGAGAGGGGATGAGATTGGGGTGTTGGTGGTGAACTGTTGCATATTCAACGTGGTGCCTTCTCTATCTTCCATGATAGTGAACAAGTACAAGCTCAAGGAAGATGTGGTGAGTTATAGCCTTCAAGGAATGGGTTGCAGTGGTGGGCTTTGTGCTATTGGCCTCGCCAAGAATCTGCTTCAG GTGCATCCCAACTCTTATGCTCTAGTCGTGAGCACCGAGAACATCACCGAAAATGCCTACCTGGGCAATGATCGCTCCATGTCCCTCATCAACTGCTTGTTCCGCATCGGCGGGGCCGCGATCCTCCTCTCGAACCGGCCGTCCGATGCCCAGATCGCCAAGTACAAGCTCCTCCACACCGTGCACACGCACACGGCCCGCTGGGACCGCTCCTACCAGTGCATCTTCCAGGAGGAGGACCCGTGCGGCAAACTGGGCGTCACCATCACCAAGGACCTCATGACGGTGGCGATCAATGCCATCGAGGCCAACATCGCCGACTTCGGCCGCCTCGTCCTCCCCATGTCGGAGCAAATCCTCTACGCCGTGAACTGCCTAGCGAGGCGCTTCCGCATGGCGAAAGTCGAGCCCTACGTGCCCGACTTCAAGAAGGCTGTGGACCATGTGTTCCCCCACGTGGGCGGCAAGCCAGTGCTGGACGAGCTCGAGAAGAGCCTCGGATTGAGCGAGGCCCACATGGAGGCGTCGAGGATGACGCTGTACCGGTTCGGGAACACCTCGAGCAGCTCGATCTGGTACGCACTGGCGTACGCCGAGGCCAAAGGAAGGGTGAAGCAGGGCGACCGGGCGTGGCAGATCGCATTCGGGTCCGGTTTCAAGTGCAGCAGTGTGTTGTGGGAGGCAATCAGGACCGTCGGTGGCGGCGAAGCGAGCAACCCGTGGACGGATGAGATCGATGGGTTCCCTGTGGACACAAAGAACATAGAACCGATTCCTTACTATTTCGAGCCATCTAAGAAAAAAGAGGTATGA
- the LOC104427330 gene encoding protein ELC-like, translating into MAPQSPIQFIEAALWCTGPFELSYTDPDQKWLIRKDMLSLLQDFPNLSPSMDAYIHNDGSIVNILNAHGTVHVSSSSPQVPLTIWLHENYPHAAPIVMVGLPGVASSLTIHHNHPFIDPSGLTTSPYIQTWEFPRCNLKDLVHNLVKIFSRDHPFSYSPTSSPFTHPSVVSKKEALDRLAGMLHYDTMAWRSETDEEIEELLALQQEMDQRVATVTTIVQGLERERWELRDRVAQLAEEADVLINWIKVHDLKRAVAAGDDGIDDVFEGVDEESRLRLQCSAEDLSIEDTIYALDKAVDEGAVNFETYIRQVRHLAREQFFHRDTVVKIETSHQLFRDQE; encoded by the coding sequence aTGGCACCCCAATCTCCAATCCAATTCATAGAAGCAGCGCTATGGTGCACAGGCCCTTTTGAGCTATCCTACACAGACCCTGACCAGAAATGGCTCATAAGAAAAGACATGCTCTCACTCCTTCAAGACTTCCCCAACCTCAGCCCTTCAATGGACGCCTACATCCACAACGATGGCTCAATCGTGAACATCCTCAATGCCCATGGCACAGTCCATGTCTCCAGCTCTTCTCCCCAGGTGCCCCTCACCATCTGGCTCCATGAGAACTACCCTCACGCCGCCCCAATCGTAATGGTGGGCCTGCCGGGCGTGGCCTCCTCCCTGAcgatccaccacaaccaccctTTCATCGACCCTTCGGGGCTCACCACTTCGCCGTATATCCAAACCTGGGAATTCCCTAGGTGCAACCTCAAGGACCTTGTCCACAACCTTGTCAAGATATTCTCTCGTGACCACCCTTTTTCATATTCACCCACTTCTAGCCCCTTCACCCACCCATCTGTTGTCTCCAAGAAGGAGGCGCTCGATCGCCTTGCGGGGATGCTTCACTACGACACCATGGCCTGGAGGTCCGAGACCGATGAGGAGATTGAGGAGTTGCTGGCCTTGCAACAGGAAATGGACCAGCGGGTTGCAACCGTGACGACTATAGTCCAAGGGCTCGAGCGCGAGAGGTGGGAATTGAGGGATAGGGTGGCGCAGTTGGCCGAGGAAGCCGATGTCTTGATTAACTGGATCAAAGTCCACGACCTCAAACGGGCCGTGGCCGCAGGGGACGACGGCATAGATGATGTGTTTGAAGGAGTTGACGAGGAGTCCAGGTTGAGGCTTCAGTGCTCGGCTGAAGATTTGTCTATAGAGGATACTATTTATGCATTGGATAAAGCAGTTGATGAAGGGGCTGTTAATTTTGAGACTTACATTAGGCAAGTGAGGCATTTGGCGAGAGAACAGTTTTTCCACAGAGACACGGTAGTTAAAATTGAGACATCCCATCAACTTTTTCGGGACCAAGAATAA
- the LOC104427348 gene encoding protein ELC-like: MASQSLVQFIEAALWCTGPFELSYTDPDQKWLIRKDMLSLLQGFPNLSPSMDTYIHGDGTIANLLNAHGTVHISSSSPQVPLTIWLHENYPYVAPIVFVGLTGMVPSPTIHHDHPFVDPSGLTTSPYIRTWQFPRCNLKELVHNLVKIFSRDHPFSYSATSSPFTHSSVVSKEALDRLEGMLHYDTTALRSETDKEVEKLLALQQEMDQQVKIVTAIVQGLKRERWELRDRMARLAKEADVLINWLKVHDPKRAMAMGDDDIDDVFEGVDEESRLRLQCLAADLSIEDTIYALDKAVDEGAMNFEIYIRQVRNLAREQFFHRAMFWNESVAMFTFNGIVLFSLEPDSVLDRKLCKNVISDS, translated from the exons ATGGCATCCCAATCTCTAGTCCAATTCATAGAAGCAGCGCTATGGTGCACAGGCCCTTTTGAGCTATCCTACACAGACCCTGACCAGAAATGGCTCATAAGAAAAGACATGCTTTCACTGCTTCAAGGCTTCCCCAACCTCAGTCCGTCAATGGACACCTACATCCACGGTGATGGCACAATCGCGAACCTCCTCAATGCCCATGGCACGGTCCATATCTCCAGCTCTTCTCCCCAAGTCCCCCTCACCATCTGGCTCCATGAGAACTATCCTTACGTGGCCCCAATCGTGTTCGTGGGCCTGACGGGCATGGTCCCCTCCCCGACGATACACCATGACCACCCCTTCGTAGACCCCTCGGGGCTCACCACGTCGCCATATATCCGAACCTGGCAATTCCCTAGGTGCAACCTCAAGGAACTTGTCCACAACCTTGTCAAGATTTTCTCTCGTGACCACCCTTTTTCCTATTCAGCCACTTCTAGCCCCTTCACCCACTCTTCCGTCGTCTCGAAGGAGGCACTCGATCGCCTTGAGGGGATGCTTCACTACGATACCACGGCCTTGAGGTCCGAGACCGACAAGGAGGTCGAGAAGCTACTGGCCTTGCAACAGGAAATGGACCAGCAGGTTAAGATCGTGACGGCTATAGTCCAAGGGCTCAAGCGCGAGAGGTGGGAATTGAGGGATAGGATGGCACGGTTGGCCAAGGAAGCCGATGTCTTGATCAACTGGCTCAAAGTCCACGACCCCAAACGGGCCATGGCCATGGGGGACGATGACATAGATGATGTGTTTGAAGGAGTTGATGAGGAGTCCAGGTTGAGGCTCCAGTGTTTGGCTGCAGATCTGTCCATAGAGGATACTATTTATGCATTGGATAAAGCAGTTGATGAAGGGGCTATGAATTTTGAGATTTATATTAGGCAAGTTAGGAATTTGGCAAGAGAACAGTTTTTCCACAGAGCCATG TTTTGGAATGAGTCAGTTGCTATGTTTACCTTCAACGGGATAGTTTTATTCAGTTTAGAGCCAGATTCTGTATTGGATCGGAAGCTTTGTAAAAATGTCATTTCAGACTCGTAG